A stretch of Cyanobacterium sp. HL-69 DNA encodes these proteins:
- the pilN gene encoding type IV pilus assembly protein PilN produces MHNIDINFLKERKQDAITQVGKTAGFKKETTMAERIPIFIGSGVAVFLIAAVGGASLLLNNQKTSTEASIGQLESEIQRLQGQNAEVNQIQQEIDNINGQVGILVSVFDEIKPWSAMLREISFLTPPNVQIQSITQSGSRGLTIAGFADSYDDVNDFMLTLKASSFLNGNETRLTSTSLTENPSTVATSRAQLEAADGDEPVAANDSLIISLGQVVSFNITTEINDVPSTELVNLLDSRGAIGLVSRIEALRQLGALDIEPIVQEQPAEEETTQ; encoded by the coding sequence ATGCACAATATTGACATTAACTTTCTTAAAGAAAGAAAACAAGATGCCATCACTCAGGTAGGTAAAACCGCTGGTTTTAAGAAAGAAACCACCATGGCGGAGAGAATCCCCATTTTTATTGGTTCGGGGGTTGCGGTGTTCCTCATCGCCGCGGTGGGGGGAGCTTCTTTGTTGCTCAATAATCAAAAAACATCCACTGAAGCTAGTATTGGTCAATTAGAGTCAGAAATTCAAAGACTACAGGGACAAAACGCCGAAGTTAATCAAATTCAACAGGAGATTGATAATATTAATGGGCAGGTGGGGATTTTGGTGAGTGTTTTTGATGAGATTAAACCTTGGTCCGCTATGTTGCGGGAGATTTCGTTTTTAACACCCCCCAATGTCCAAATTCAATCGATCACTCAATCAGGAAGTAGGGGACTTACCATTGCTGGTTTTGCTGATTCCTATGATGATGTAAACGATTTTATGTTAACTCTCAAGGCTTCTAGTTTTCTTAATGGTAATGAAACTCGCCTGACTAGCACCAGTTTAACCGAAAACCCCAGTACTGTAGCCACTAGCCGAGCGCAACTGGAGGCTGCCGATGGTGATGAACCTGTAGCCGCTAATGATAGTTTGATCATTTCCTTGGGTCAGGTTGTATCTTTTAATATCACTACCGAAATTAATGATGTTCCATCTACGGAATTGGTTAATTTACTGGATAGTCGAGGGGCGATCGGTTTGGTGAGCCGTATTGAGGCTTTAAGACAATTGGGGGCTTTAGATATTGAACCCATTGTACAAGAACAACCCGCTGAAGAAGAAACTACTCAATAA
- the pilO gene encoding type IV pilus assembly protein PilO: MTTSFTTTEDFGDEAEGFGPESNYPEVFGIIFTPKATGITIGVVGFIIAAFLGWTQLRPVSEELSTLRAEKSEKEGQLNQLSESDLEQRITTKRGELEQAENLKVQVESLFAQERTLETVLLDLNQFVNSSNVTMTSYTPSGDRAAVSDDSFGQIAINNIQVKSYNLNLEGSFSNLISFVQDLERLQPFLVVQNFNATVSTPQQYLLENNQVFPFGSPELSTTITISALFSDVQDIAPPAEEGEATEGATEETTE; encoded by the coding sequence ATGACTACATCTTTCACCACTACCGAAGATTTTGGCGATGAGGCAGAGGGTTTTGGCCCGGAGTCAAACTATCCAGAAGTATTTGGTATAATTTTTACCCCAAAGGCAACGGGGATTACTATAGGCGTGGTGGGCTTTATCATTGCCGCTTTTTTGGGCTGGACGCAATTACGCCCTGTAAGTGAGGAGTTATCGACCTTACGAGCAGAAAAAAGTGAGAAAGAAGGACAGCTTAATCAATTGAGCGAGAGTGATTTAGAACAAAGAATCACTACGAAGCGAGGGGAATTAGAACAGGCAGAAAATCTAAAAGTTCAGGTGGAAAGTTTGTTCGCCCAAGAGCGCACCTTAGAGACTGTTTTATTGGACTTGAATCAATTTGTTAATAGTTCTAATGTCACTATGACCAGTTATACTCCTTCGGGGGATAGGGCTGCGGTAAGTGATGATAGTTTTGGACAGATTGCTATTAATAATATTCAAGTTAAAAGTTATAATCTCAACCTAGAAGGTAGTTTTTCTAATTTAATATCTTTTGTGCAAGATTTGGAAAGATTGCAACCTTTTTTGGTGGTGCAAAATTTTAATGCCACGGTTTCTACCCCCCAGCAGTATTTGTTGGAAAATAATCAGGTTTTTCCTTTTGGTTCTCCCGAACTCAGTACCACTATTACTATTAGTGCTTTATTTTCTGATGTTCAAGATATTGCTCCCCCAGCAGAAGAAGGAGAAGCTACAGAAGGAGCCACGGAGGAAACTACTGAATAA
- the pilM gene encoding type IV pilus assembly protein PilM — protein MVGFLSNLLGGQGKGVGIEINPDRISLAQVSKKGQQYKLLKYQSLEVPEEIFEEGQIKDSEALAELIEQLLKEAKIKPKQVATSVPMRESIIRILPIPAELNDQELKDTVLNHEASLYLPYPKEEVDLDYQKLGYFVDDSDGIEKVQVLLVATRKENTDLYLETFQQAGMDIKVLEINSFSLIRTLKPQLQQFSASEAVVLVDIEFDSTEIAIIVEGVPQFSRTVPIGTYQMQIALAQAMNLPTSKNTEILQDITIPNNPDQTSTSSTSSQTWINPGMDSLLRVLGELVDELRRSVNFYINQSGDVEVVQILIAGPGAGLAQIDEFFTKKLNIPATLFDPVTSLGITMKEELSGMERYGLGTVLGLAMRMN, from the coding sequence ATGGTAGGTTTTTTAAGCAATTTACTGGGAGGACAAGGAAAAGGAGTAGGGATAGAAATTAATCCCGATCGCATTTCCTTGGCACAAGTAAGCAAAAAAGGGCAACAATATAAACTTCTCAAATATCAATCTCTGGAAGTACCCGAAGAAATATTTGAAGAAGGACAAATAAAAGACTCCGAAGCCCTTGCCGAATTGATCGAACAACTGCTCAAAGAAGCAAAAATCAAACCCAAACAAGTGGCCACATCAGTGCCGATGAGAGAATCGATCATCAGAATTTTGCCCATTCCCGCAGAATTAAATGATCAAGAACTCAAAGACACAGTTTTAAATCATGAAGCTAGTCTGTATCTACCCTATCCCAAAGAAGAAGTAGATCTTGACTATCAAAAACTAGGTTACTTCGTAGATGATAGTGACGGCATCGAAAAAGTCCAAGTTTTACTGGTGGCTACCCGTAAAGAAAACACCGATCTTTACCTAGAAACATTCCAACAAGCGGGAATGGATATTAAAGTCCTAGAAATAAATAGTTTCTCCCTCATTAGAACCCTCAAACCACAACTACAGCAGTTTAGCGCCAGTGAAGCAGTTGTATTAGTTGACATTGAATTTGACAGTACCGAAATCGCCATCATTGTCGAAGGAGTACCCCAATTTTCCCGTACCGTACCCATCGGCACTTATCAAATGCAGATTGCCCTAGCTCAAGCCATGAATCTGCCCACCTCTAAAAATACCGAAATTCTCCAAGATATTACCATTCCTAACAATCCCGACCAAACCTCCACTAGCAGCACCAGTAGCCAAACTTGGATTAACCCCGGTATGGATTCATTGTTGAGAGTATTAGGGGAATTGGTGGACGAATTAAGGCGATCGGTTAACTTTTATATCAACCAAAGCGGAGATGTAGAAGTTGTGCAAATTTTGATCGCAGGCCCCGGAGCTGGACTGGCTCAAATTGACGAATTTTTCACCAAAAAACTTAATATTCCAGCCACCCTCTTTGATCCCGTAACATCATTAGGAATTACAATGAAAGAGGAATTATCAGGTATGGAAAGATACGGTTTAGGAACAGTGTTGGGTTTAGCCATGAGGATGAATTAG
- the argF gene encoding ornithine carbamoyltransferase ArgF produces the protein MSNLTGRDLLNITDLNATEIKTILDLAIDLKNGKKEFNCNKTLGLLFYKASTRTRVSFSVAMYQLGGNVIDLNPSRTQVGRGEPIQDTARVLNRYLDILAIRTFAQEDIKTFADYCDIPIINALTDLEHPCQILADLQTIQEKFGTLNGLTMTYLGDGNNVANSLLLGGVLMGMNVRLACPEGYLPSPNIVAQAQAFATKPEQVVITQDIQGAVENAHVLYTDVWASMGQEEETEQRIPIFMPYQINKELLNIADKDAIVLHCLPAYREKEITNEVMEGSQSRIWDQAENRMHAQKALMACLLGLNN, from the coding sequence ATGAGCAATTTGACAGGAAGAGACTTATTAAATATCACAGACTTAAACGCAACAGAAATAAAAACCATTCTTGACTTAGCCATTGACTTAAAAAATGGCAAAAAAGAGTTTAACTGTAATAAAACTCTTGGGCTATTGTTTTACAAGGCTTCCACCCGTACCCGTGTATCTTTCAGCGTTGCCATGTATCAATTGGGGGGCAATGTTATTGATTTAAACCCCAGTCGTACCCAAGTGGGTAGAGGAGAGCCAATCCAAGACACAGCAAGGGTATTAAATCGTTATTTAGACATACTTGCCATTCGTACTTTTGCCCAAGAAGACATAAAAACTTTTGCGGATTACTGTGATATTCCTATTATTAATGCTCTTACTGATTTAGAACATCCCTGTCAAATTCTGGCGGATTTACAAACTATCCAAGAAAAATTTGGAACATTAAATGGTTTAACCATGACTTACCTCGGAGATGGTAACAATGTGGCCAATTCTTTGCTTTTAGGTGGTGTGCTGATGGGGATGAATGTCCGTTTGGCTTGTCCAGAAGGTTATCTTCCTTCCCCTAACATTGTGGCACAAGCCCAAGCCTTCGCCACTAAACCAGAGCAAGTAGTTATTACCCAAGATATTCAGGGGGCGGTAGAAAATGCCCATGTTTTATATACGGATGTATGGGCAAGTATGGGGCAGGAGGAGGAAACTGAGCAACGAATTCCCATTTTTATGCCCTATCAAATTAACAAAGAATTACTTAATATCGCTGATAAAGATGCCATTGTATTACATTGTCTTCCTGCTTATCGAGAAAAAGAAATTACTAATGAAGTGATGGAAGGCTCTCAATCTCGTATTTGGGATCAAGCGGAGAATAGGATGCACGCCCAAAAGGCTTTGATGGCTTGTTTATTGGGGTTAAATAACTGA
- a CDS encoding Rho termination factor domain protein: MSKSRPPIEEMTLRQLRKVASELNIPRYSRMRKAQLLNAIQVKQKELTPTNAINTVNTNNLSKSSPVNNQREPKMEVSKFDVGQGQEDLSMATLASVDDSIGELPGGYGESRIVLLPRDPQWAYAYWDVPHEQKETFRMQGGQQLALRLYDVTDINIEYQSPHNIQEYLCDELAREWYLPIPVSDRDYLIDIGYRCVDGRWLVLARSAPVRVPPVYPSDWVEDVFITVNWEEDLNGKTVHQLTPPAKKAAIAAAHAQQAQEATKQNSEIYDEIFGMAQGTEAQRVAGSLYGSMQQAPSSMIPENALSSYVFPSGIGMWAVPTASGAGMGMVGYAGGSGVGMMASGSGAGLLASGSGAGLGITAQPRKFWLVADAELIVYGATEPDATVTIGGRPIKLNPDGTFRFQMSFQDGLIDYPIIAVAADGEQTRSIHMEFTRETPSRNTNTKEEATLEWFPPVKKQG, translated from the coding sequence ATGTCAAAATCACGACCACCTATTGAGGAAATGACTTTAAGGCAACTGCGCAAGGTAGCGAGTGAGCTTAATATTCCTCGCTATAGTCGCATGAGGAAAGCACAATTACTAAATGCGATCCAAGTCAAGCAAAAAGAACTCACACCCACCAACGCAATAAATACTGTTAATACCAATAATTTATCAAAATCTAGTCCAGTTAATAATCAGAGAGAACCGAAAATGGAAGTGTCAAAATTTGATGTCGGACAAGGGCAAGAAGATCTTTCCATGGCAACCCTAGCCTCCGTTGATGATAGCATCGGAGAGCTTCCTGGAGGTTATGGAGAAAGTAGAATTGTATTATTACCCCGGGATCCTCAATGGGCTTATGCTTATTGGGATGTACCTCACGAACAAAAAGAAACTTTTAGAATGCAAGGGGGGCAACAGTTAGCCCTACGATTATATGATGTTACTGACATTAACATTGAATATCAAAGCCCCCACAATATCCAAGAGTATCTTTGTGATGAATTAGCCAGAGAGTGGTATTTACCTATTCCTGTGAGCGATCGCGATTATTTGATCGACATCGGTTATCGTTGTGTGGATGGACGTTGGTTAGTGTTGGCTCGTTCTGCCCCCGTACGTGTTCCCCCCGTTTATCCTAGCGATTGGGTAGAAGATGTATTTATTACTGTTAATTGGGAAGAAGACTTGAACGGTAAAACTGTTCATCAATTAACCCCTCCTGCCAAAAAAGCTGCGATCGCCGCTGCTCATGCTCAACAAGCCCAAGAAGCCACCAAACAAAACAGCGAAATCTACGACGAAATATTTGGCATGGCACAAGGTACCGAAGCCCAGAGGGTAGCAGGTTCACTGTATGGCAGTATGCAACAAGCCCCTAGCTCCATGATCCCCGAAAATGCCCTTAGTTCTTATGTATTTCCTTCAGGGATCGGTATGTGGGCTGTACCCACCGCCTCTGGTGCGGGAATGGGCATGGTGGGCTACGCAGGAGGCTCAGGGGTTGGCATGATGGCCAGTGGCTCTGGTGCCGGATTATTGGCTAGTGGCTCAGGGGCTGGATTAGGCATTACCGCCCAACCTCGCAAATTCTGGTTGGTAGCTGACGCTGAATTAATCGTTTATGGTGCTACCGAACCTGATGCCACCGTCACCATTGGTGGAAGACCTATCAAACTCAACCCTGATGGCACTTTCCGCTTCCAGATGTCCTTCCAAGACGGTCTAATTGACTATCCCATCATTGCCGTAGCTGCCGATGGTGAGCAAACCCGCTCCATTCACATGGAATTTACCCGTGAAACCCCTTCCCGTAATACCAACACCAAAGAAGAAGCCACCCTTGAATGGTTTCCCCCCGTCAAAAAGCAGGGGTAA
- the tadA gene encoding tRNA(adenine34) deaminase has translation MINSTYQTHLKWMNEAYKQAQEAGKEGEIPVGAVIVDENEQLIAIAHNRKERDFDATAHAEILAIRQASHIKKNWRLDGCTLYVTLEPCPMCTGAIIHSRISTLVYGVDDYKTGTVRTVMNLPDSYCSNHSLEVIAGIKEKDCKILLQQWFKTKRNL, from the coding sequence ATGATTAATTCCACCTATCAAACCCATTTAAAATGGATGAATGAGGCCTACAAACAAGCCCAAGAAGCAGGAAAAGAGGGAGAAATCCCCGTGGGGGCTGTCATTGTCGATGAAAATGAGCAGTTAATTGCGATCGCCCATAACCGAAAAGAAAGAGATTTTGATGCCACCGCCCACGCCGAAATCCTTGCCATCCGTCAAGCATCACACATCAAAAAAAATTGGCGATTGGATGGGTGTACCCTATACGTCACCCTTGAGCCATGCCCCATGTGTACAGGAGCAATAATTCATAGTCGCATATCTACCCTCGTATATGGAGTCGATGACTACAAAACAGGCACCGTGCGCACCGTCATGAATTTGCCCGATAGTTACTGCTCCAACCATTCCTTAGAAGTGATAGCAGGAATCAAAGAAAAAGACTGTAAAATATTATTACAACAATGGTTCAAAACTAAAAGAAACCTGTAG
- the dps-2 gene encoding starvation-inducible DNA-binding protein — translation MGTHLYSTRLDLNEEVRDKVATLLNQTLATTLDLKTHTKQAHWNVKGKDFYQLHNFFDEMAGELEGYVDMVAERVTALASVALGTAKVAATNSVLEEYPLTAVTGEEHLKALADRYAAYGAHLRKAIDITDGLGDADTADLYTEISRTIDMRLWFIEAHLH, via the coding sequence ATGGGAACCCATTTATATAGTACCCGTTTAGACTTAAACGAAGAAGTCCGTGACAAAGTCGCAACCTTATTAAACCAAACCTTAGCCACCACCCTAGATCTCAAAACCCACACAAAACAAGCCCATTGGAACGTAAAAGGTAAAGACTTTTACCAACTTCATAACTTTTTCGATGAAATGGCAGGAGAATTAGAAGGGTATGTGGACATGGTAGCCGAAAGGGTAACAGCCTTAGCATCTGTGGCTCTTGGTACTGCAAAAGTAGCCGCCACCAATTCTGTCTTAGAAGAATATCCTCTAACCGCAGTGACAGGAGAAGAACATTTAAAGGCTTTAGCCGATAGATATGCCGCCTATGGCGCCCACTTAAGAAAAGCCATTGACATAACCGATGGATTAGGGGATGCTGATACTGCCGACTTATACACCGAAATTTCTCGTACCATCGATATGCGTCTTTGGTTTATCGAAGCCCATTTACACTAA
- the pilQ gene encoding type IVa pilus secretin PilQ has translation MSLLSSRQVRFVSSTVAILLGYQSWAIASPNRHNAPPNDLVPLLLAQNNEVLFPNPDVRIDGQPVRPTNIEAAPPFQQRAVAPPTGDISVSNTDISTQNVNLGTTAVVPRLVLRDAPLDEVLKILARAAGLSIMFDYSKAQEQGEGASILRELITIDLEGERVQDIFNNLLKLNRLEAYRQGNTIFVGESLPYSVNDTISRTLRVNQANAGTLAAQLALAGATVQEVSEIFQEERNAEGVLIGRTVTGREIRPLSAADNQANQGTPLPLRRLSATVDERTNAITLTGTPDQVRIASNLILQSDVRLRQVAVNVRIVDVQLDQGTSFGSSFSFGVDNTGIVQDGGTGVINFGTRDQNVSSEDFRIGPDGNLIPGFDESIIITEGFTRDLAQTLTESLANDLTSTNNDDLNRTFQDTIDRTLGQFGNNTAFNRDQAEDLQRALVNNLARTITESNVNNDTTNITDNISRNVVRTLQGLPIGSPRSGRISPFGSDFNPAQPGVGAATTPGRNFNLPQAFLAQIRSSISSGNAKILTDPTLVVQESQTGSVSLVENVVTSVLTEVDVESGVRTVTPVIEPAGLNLSVQVDRIDDNGFISLLVNPSISAPGNPQIFDSGGGASNVITPLVERSVSSGLIRLRDGQTLILSGIIQDAERVQVSKIPILGDLPLIGSLFRSTFTDKTRSEVIVMLTPQILNDSEGYSGMGYQYTPSAETGQILRNRGVNIPGSPF, from the coding sequence ATGAGTTTATTGTCTTCCCGTCAAGTTCGGTTTGTTAGTAGCACCGTTGCAATTCTTCTTGGTTATCAGTCATGGGCGATCGCCTCCCCTAACCGCCATAATGCCCCCCCTAATGACCTCGTACCCCTACTACTAGCCCAAAATAACGAAGTATTATTTCCCAACCCTGACGTACGCATCGACGGGCAACCCGTACGTCCCACAAACATTGAAGCGGCTCCCCCTTTCCAACAAAGAGCAGTAGCTCCGCCTACTGGTGATATATCCGTTTCCAATACCGATATTAGCACTCAAAATGTAAATCTTGGAACCACTGCTGTCGTTCCTCGCTTAGTTCTTCGGGATGCTCCCCTTGATGAAGTTTTAAAAATACTTGCCCGTGCCGCTGGTCTGAGTATTATGTTTGATTATTCTAAAGCACAAGAACAAGGAGAAGGGGCATCAATACTTAGAGAACTTATTACTATTGATTTGGAGGGGGAAAGAGTACAGGATATATTTAATAATCTTTTAAAACTTAATCGTCTCGAAGCCTATAGACAAGGTAACACAATTTTTGTGGGTGAAAGTTTACCTTATTCTGTTAATGACACCATTAGTCGCACCCTTAGAGTTAATCAAGCAAATGCTGGTACTCTTGCCGCTCAACTAGCCCTTGCCGGTGCTACAGTTCAAGAAGTATCAGAAATTTTTCAAGAAGAAAGAAATGCTGAAGGTGTTTTGATTGGTAGAACTGTTACAGGCAGGGAAATTAGACCGTTAAGTGCCGCTGATAATCAGGCTAATCAAGGAACTCCTTTACCTTTGAGAAGGCTAAGTGCTACCGTGGATGAGAGAACCAATGCGATTACTCTCACAGGAACTCCAGATCAAGTAAGAATTGCCAGTAACTTAATTCTTCAATCAGATGTGAGATTAAGACAAGTTGCTGTTAACGTCCGTATTGTAGATGTCCAATTAGACCAAGGCACCAGCTTCGGCTCTAGTTTTTCCTTTGGAGTTGATAACACAGGTATCGTACAAGATGGAGGAACAGGAGTAATCAACTTTGGAACTAGAGATCAGAATGTGAGTTCTGAGGATTTTCGTATAGGTCCTGATGGTAACTTAATTCCTGGCTTTGATGAGTCGATTATCATTACAGAAGGATTCACCAGAGATTTAGCTCAAACTTTAACAGAATCTTTAGCTAATGATCTGACTTCAACGAACAATGATGATTTAAACCGCACCTTCCAAGACACTATTGATAGAACCCTTGGGCAATTTGGTAATAATACAGCTTTTAACCGAGATCAAGCGGAAGATTTACAAAGAGCTTTAGTTAATAACCTTGCCAGAACCATTACTGAATCTAACGTTAATAATGATACGACTAACATAACTGATAACATTAGTCGTAACGTAGTGAGAACCCTACAGGGTTTACCCATCGGAAGTCCTCGTTCTGGTCGTATTTCTCCTTTTGGCAGTGACTTCAACCCCGCACAGCCGGGGGTAGGTGCTGCTACAACCCCCGGAAGAAATTTTAACCTTCCCCAAGCCTTCCTTGCTCAAATTCGCTCTAGTATTAGCTCAGGTAACGCCAAAATCTTGACAGATCCCACTCTTGTAGTACAGGAAAGCCAAACAGGAAGTGTTTCTTTGGTTGAAAATGTTGTGACTAGTGTATTAACGGAGGTTGATGTAGAAAGTGGCGTGAGAACTGTTACCCCAGTCATTGAACCAGCAGGACTTAATCTATCAGTGCAAGTTGATCGTATTGATGATAACGGATTTATCAGTTTATTAGTCAATCCCAGTATCAGCGCTCCAGGTAACCCTCAAATATTCGATAGTGGTGGCGGTGCTAGTAACGTTATTACTCCCTTGGTGGAAAGAAGTGTCTCTTCTGGCTTAATTCGCCTTCGGGATGGTCAAACTTTGATTCTTTCAGGTATTATTCAGGATGCTGAACGGGTACAAGTATCTAAAATTCCTATCCTCGGAGATTTACCCCTCATTGGTAGTTTATTTCGTTCTACTTTTACAGATAAAACCAGATCTGAGGTTATTGTTATGTTAACACCCCAAATTCTAAATGACTCGGAAGGTTACAGTGGTATGGGATACCAATATACTCCTAGTGCAGAAACGGGACAAATTCTCAGAAATCGTGGGGTAAATATTCCAGGAAGTCCTTTTTAA
- the yqeG gene encoding hydrolase YqeG, whose amino-acid sequence MSKSLLLQPDLVLGDVVTKLSPSIIQEYGLKGLVLDVDETLVPFKQSIISTELMDWITEVRPLVDLWLVSNNLSKSRISAIASSLDVPFIFGARKPSRKKLRQAVDAMNHPVDKVAMVGDRLFTDVLAGNRLGMFTIFVEPMESTEISKSPLFSIRNFEVWFSQKIGVSVYKN is encoded by the coding sequence ATGTCAAAATCTCTTTTGTTACAACCAGATTTAGTTTTGGGCGATGTTGTTACAAAACTAAGCCCTTCTATCATTCAAGAATATGGTTTAAAGGGTTTAGTTTTGGATGTGGATGAAACCCTTGTACCTTTTAAACAAAGTATTATTTCCACTGAATTAATGGACTGGATTACAGAAGTTCGTCCTCTGGTAGATTTATGGTTAGTTAGTAATAATCTCAGTAAAAGTCGTATAAGTGCGATCGCATCTAGCCTTGATGTTCCTTTTATTTTTGGTGCTAGAAAGCCATCCCGTAAAAAACTCCGTCAGGCAGTTGATGCCATGAATCACCCCGTAGATAAGGTTGCCATGGTAGGAGATAGATTATTTACTGACGTATTAGCAGGAAATCGTTTGGGTATGTTTACAATTTTTGTTGAACCCATGGAAAGCACCGAAATATCAAAAAGTCCTCTATTTTCTATTCGTAATTTTGAAGTTTGGTTTTCCCAAAAAATAGGTGTTTCTGTTTATAAAAATTAA
- the mgdA gene encoding 1,2-diacylglycerol 3-beta-glucosyltransferase MgdA, with the protein MPDKKNPEIDPIPSLLAEFSDPEMEEEEFRNDFFQGLSGRRKKAAFALTLIWGVTIGLHLFPWNFSLIIFLGLLIFVEMVRLIFSTSKNANLPEFEQMDSLPFVSLLVSAKNEEAVIKKLVKMLLNIDYPSHLYELWIVNDNSGDRTGKILDELTQEYSQLNVIHRDGLAKGGKSGALNFAFSKCKGEVIGVFDADAVIPENLLQKVVPLFVRENIGAVQVRKAISNPAENFWTRGQWVEMSLDSYFQRQRINCGGIGELRGNGQFVRRDALNSCGGWNEETITDDLDLTIRLHLDHWDIDILEHPAVGEEGVKSAIALWHQRSRWAEGGYQRYFDYWRFILSNRLGWHKKFDLIFFFMVQYIFPTAAIPDLVMVLTRHRFPLVAPLSSITLFLAFWGMYTGLKRSQNKKSFTIAQHIIMIGQSFLGLVYMVHWFIVMPVTTARMSVRQKRLKWVKTVHEGDTEENLELA; encoded by the coding sequence ATGCCAGACAAAAAAAACCCAGAAATTGACCCTATTCCCTCGTTATTAGCGGAATTTTCGGATCCTGAAATGGAGGAGGAAGAGTTTAGAAATGATTTCTTTCAGGGGTTGTCGGGCAGAAGAAAAAAGGCCGCTTTTGCTTTAACTCTTATTTGGGGTGTAACTATTGGTTTACATCTTTTTCCTTGGAATTTTTCCCTCATCATATTTTTAGGGCTATTGATTTTTGTTGAAATGGTGAGATTAATTTTTAGCACGTCTAAAAATGCGAATCTACCTGAGTTTGAGCAGATGGACAGTTTACCTTTTGTTTCTTTGTTGGTTTCGGCAAAAAATGAGGAGGCTGTGATCAAGAAATTGGTAAAGATGTTGCTAAATATCGATTATCCTAGTCATTTATATGAGTTATGGATTGTGAATGATAATAGCGGCGATCGCACTGGTAAAATATTAGATGAATTAACCCAAGAATATTCCCAATTAAATGTCATCCACCGAGACGGTTTGGCAAAGGGTGGTAAATCAGGGGCGTTAAATTTTGCCTTTTCTAAGTGCAAGGGAGAGGTTATCGGAGTGTTTGATGCTGATGCGGTAATTCCTGAGAATTTATTACAAAAGGTTGTACCTCTGTTTGTCAGGGAAAACATTGGGGCAGTGCAAGTGAGAAAAGCGATTTCTAATCCTGCCGAAAATTTTTGGACGAGGGGGCAATGGGTAGAAATGTCCCTCGATAGTTATTTCCAAAGACAGAGAATTAACTGCGGTGGCATCGGAGAGTTGAGGGGTAATGGGCAATTTGTCCGTCGTGATGCCCTTAATAGTTGTGGTGGTTGGAACGAGGAAACTATCACCGATGACCTTGATCTTACCATTCGTTTACATCTTGATCACTGGGACATCGATATTTTAGAACATCCTGCGGTGGGTGAAGAAGGGGTTAAAAGTGCGATCGCACTCTGGCATCAGAGAAGCCGTTGGGCAGAAGGTGGTTATCAACGTTACTTCGACTATTGGCGTTTTATCCTCAGTAATCGCCTCGGGTGGCACAAAAAATTTGACCTCATTTTCTTCTTTATGGTTCAGTATATTTTCCCTACCGCCGCCATTCCCGACTTAGTAATGGTGTTAACCCGTCATCGCTTTCCCCTTGTGGCACCCCTCAGCAGTATTACTCTATTTCTCGCCTTTTGGGGTATGTACACAGGTTTAAAACGCAGTCAGAACAAAAAGTCATTTACCATAGCTCAACATATCATCATGATAGGACAAAGTTTCCTTGGCTTGGTTTATATGGTTCACTGGTTTATCGTCATGCCAGTTACTACTGCCCGAATGTCTGTACGCCAAAAACGCCTCAAATGGGTTAAAACTGTCCATGAAGGAGACACCGAAGAAAACCTCGAATTAGCCTAA